The following proteins come from a genomic window of Iamia sp. SCSIO 61187:
- a CDS encoding hemerythrin domain-containing protein produces MCDHCGCREFPPIAELTADHERILHLAWALAEAPRAGAEPDETVRRDLLELLDRHVAKEETGLYPELTAIGAVASAAVDDLEAEHDDIRRSLTEGTFDRRDYYALAAHIEDEEMELFPAAMLGFDDEEWEATRIAHRTVDTGPATVAP; encoded by the coding sequence ATGTGTGACCACTGCGGATGCCGGGAGTTCCCGCCGATCGCCGAGCTGACCGCCGACCACGAGAGGATCCTCCACCTGGCGTGGGCGCTCGCCGAAGCCCCGCGAGCGGGCGCCGAGCCGGACGAGACCGTGCGCCGCGACCTGCTCGAGCTCCTCGACCGCCACGTCGCCAAGGAGGAGACCGGGCTCTACCCCGAGCTCACCGCCATCGGCGCCGTCGCCTCCGCCGCCGTGGACGACCTCGAGGCGGAGCACGACGACATCCGCCGCTCACTCACCGAGGGCACCTTCGACCGGCGCGACTACTACGCCCTCGCCGCCCACATCGAGGACGAGGAGATGGAGCTCTTCCCGGCCGCCATGCTCGGCTTCGACGACGAGGAGTGGGAGGCGACCCGCATCGCCCACCGGACGGTCGACACCGGACCGGCCACCGTCGCCCCGTGA
- a CDS encoding DUF2249 domain-containing protein, with product MPTPDGPPATMRPARVVDARPTLAAGGEPFAEIMDAAGQVGVGEALVVFAPFEPVPLEGVLGEMGFTFAADPIDDGDWRVTFVRH from the coding sequence ATGCCCACGCCCGACGGGCCCCCCGCCACCATGCGCCCCGCCCGGGTCGTCGACGCCCGCCCGACGCTGGCCGCCGGAGGCGAACCCTTCGCCGAGATCATGGACGCCGCGGGCCAGGTCGGCGTGGGCGAGGCGCTCGTCGTCTTCGCACCGTTCGAGCCGGTCCCGCTCGAGGGGGTGCTCGGCGAGATGGGCTTCACCTTCGCCGCCGACCCGATCGACGACGGTGACTGGCGCGTCACCTTCGTCCGGCACTGA